In one window of Camelina sativa cultivar DH55 chromosome 15, Cs, whole genome shotgun sequence DNA:
- the LOC104746434 gene encoding PHD finger protein At3g20280-like — MGDLESVLPTPMIETNELEPPAKRQRVSQDMNRVAEIVLVLSALGSMRVGDSPTGLELELMDEARSKLAGLCQEFTPDDFLRKDDVKSVIEDLGFNAKLQEQRLGFRTPKLTISEKLSLGKRKMEEVKTNPTSTIVSAGAALSQANRSLASPGLASKASVAHQWPNSNVNTSGSHLKMERPQMTINGASQGTPISSTNYYAAPWSAQPQSTISFSTAPDKKVPIQNSVRVSDPSFRPFMSQTPHGAFPGTNQPTQKMHYGQTSSSGNNHSEIAKIIQKVLQPGIKQFPLWNPPSREYMRRAMPCQMCNVTIKEMDTLLICDACEKAYHLKCLPANNIKGVPKSEWHCSRCVQAFNGKPFPPTYGRTTRAVTTTAAKVPSSTAGVQSSSAKKIGSMDIKVNQQKPIVTTTPRAQNSPGFVSGAATTSHFGTATVNANTTATAAKITNIGSQRCKESVISGADSPALVSRTETLKLTAIACTSSVINNGLISKPLTPVSTSSLRVCKQVSVNATSSASPSAPLTSSFVARVPTVTQNGDSSSTASETADHSVSKADLTTQVHTLTVTSSSNSQPALSHSEDAKATDDAAPTKNVVDEPQVPMENVAECENPSESTSHSDFLKDARENSASETCENHTTESLEAVLSDQNSKITTEPSMPQEHAAYLSEKTSSQPPSVSSNYHSQIEKGTTNVQDSLQNVSGDSQDGKGLNGLDNRHQEQPSEPEFVKSDSTKEANAT, encoded by the exons ATGGGGGATCTTGAATCTGTATTACCAACTCCGATGATCGAAACAAACGAACTAGAACCGCCTGCGAAAAGGCAACGTGTTTCTCAGGATATGAACAGAGTCGCCgagattgttttggttttgtcggCGTTAGGGAGTATGCGAGTTGGGGATTCTCCGACGGGTTTGGAACTCGAGCTTATGGATGAAGCTAGGTCGAAATTAGCTGGATTGTGTCAGGAGTTTACCCCTGATGATTTTCTCCGTAAGGATGATGTTAAATCTGTGATTGAAGATTTGGGTTTTAATGCTAAGCTTCAAGAACAGAGATTAGGGTTCCGAACACCTAAGCTGACTATCTCCGAGAAGCTATCCCTTGGTAAACGAAAG ATGGAAGAAGTAAAAACGAATCCTACCTCTACTATTGTATCTGCTGGAGCTGCATTGTCACAGGCAAACCGTAGTCTTGCATCTCCAGGTCTTG CGAGTAAAGCTTCTGTGGCACATCAGTGGCCTAATAGTAATGTTAATACAAGTGGAAGCCACTTGAAAATGGAGAGACCTCAGATGACAATTAACGGTGCTTCTCAAGGGACTC cAATTTCTTCCACAAACTATTATGCTGCACCCTGGTCTGCCCAACCTCAATCCACCATATCTTTCAGCACTGCTCCGGATAAGAAGGTTCCTATTCAAAATTCTGTCAGGGTATCAGATCCGAGCTTTAGGCCATTCATGTCTCAAACTCCGCACGGTGCATTCCCAGGAACAAATCAGCCGACGCAGAAGATGCATTATGGTCAGACTTCTTCATCTGGAAACAACCATAGTGAAATCGCCAAGATAATCCAAAAAGTTCTACAACCAGGGATTAAACAATTTCCTCTGTGGAATCCACCTTCAAGAGAGTATATGAGAAGGGCAATGCCATGTCAGATGTGTAATGTTACCATCAAAGAAATGGATACTCTACTGATTTGTGATGCCTGTGAAAAAGCATACCACTTGAAATGTCTGCCAGCAAACAATATCAAAGGGGTACCAAAATCTGAATGGCATTGCTCAAGATGTGTGCAAGCATTCAATGGGAAGCCATTTCCTCCTACATATGGTCGTACAACTCGTGCCGTAACTACGACTGCAGCAAAAGTGCCCTCTAGTACAGCCGGAGTTCAATCATCCTCAGCAAAGAAAATTGGATCGATGGATATAAAGGTTAATCAACAGAAACCAATTGTAACTACGACTCCCAGAGCACAAAATTCCCCTGGCTTTGTTTCTGGAGCAGCAACTACATCGCATTTTGGGACTGCTACTGTAAATGCAAATACAACTGCAACCGCAGCAAAGATTACTAACATTGGATCACAAAGGTGTAAGGAAAGTGTTATCTCTGGAGCCGATTCTCCAGCACTGGTATCACGTACTGAGACTCTAAAGCTTACAGCAATTGCATGTACAAGTTCTGTGATAAACAATGGCCTCATATCAAAACCTTTGACACCAGTTAGCACTTCTTCATTGCGTGTCTGTAAACAAGTTTCTGTGAATGCAACCTCAAGTGCTAGCCCGAGTGCACCATTAACTTCTAGCTTTGTCGCCCGAGTCCCAACCGTTACCCAAAATGGTGACAGCAGCTCAACCGCATCTGAGACTGCTGACCATTCTGTATCGAAAGCTGACCTTACCACCCAAGTTCATACATTGACTGTTACTTCCAGCAGCAATTCTCAACCGGCATTGTCACATTCTGAGGATGCAAAAGCAACTGACGATGCAGCTCCTACGAAAAATGTTGTTGATGAACCACAAGTTCCAATGGAGAATGTTGCTGAGTGTGAGAATCCATCAGAGTCTACATCTCATTCAGATTTTCTGAAGGATGCTAGGGAGAACTCTGCTTCTGAAACTTGCGAGAACCACACAACAGAATCTTTAGAGGCAGTTTTATCAGATCAAAATTCAAAGATCACTACTGAACCATCCATGCCACAAGAGCATGCAGCTTACCTGTCGGAGAAAACATCATCTCAGCCGCCTTCGGTGTCATCTAACTATCATTCACAAATCGAGAAGGGAACAACAAATGTCCAAGATTCTCTACAGAATGTTTCAGGAGATTCACAGGATGGCAAAGGGTTAAATGGTTTAGATAATAGACATCAGGAACAGCCTTCAGAGCCCGAGTTTGTTAAGTCAGATTCGACAAAGGAGGCAAATGCTACCTAG
- the LOC109124663 gene encoding EH domain-containing protein 1, which yields MEIESVAAGSCSKENQIIYKEWFEFADSDGDGRITGNDAIKFFSMSNLPRPELKQVWAIADAKRQGYLSFKEFIVAMQLVSLAQTGHEISHEVLNSDVDFQNINPPTMEGLGVLMAKKKHSSKSSDLDINGSPAADTSLTAHWFSSKSSKKISLSSVTSIVDGLKRLYIQKLKPLEVTYRFNDFVSPLLTNSDFDAKPMVMLLGQYSTGKTTFIKHLLKASYPGAHIGPEPTTDRFVVVMSGPDERSIPGNTVAVQADMPFSGLTTFGTAFLSKFECSQMPHPLLEHVTFVDTPGVLSGEKQRTQRAYEFTGVTSWFASKCDLILLLFDRHKLDVSDEFKRVISSLRGHDDKSRVVLNKADQVDTQQLMRVYGALMWSLGKVLNTPEVSRVYIGSFSDKPINEAATGPIGRELFEKEQDDLLADLKDIPKKACDRRINEFVKRARAAKIHAYIISHLKKEMPTLMGKAKAQQKLIDNLEDVFGKVQREHHLPKGDFPNVEHFREVLSGYNIDKFEKLKPKMLQTVDDMLGYDIPQLLKSFKNPYD from the exons ATGGAGATTGAATCCGTCGCAGCTGGTTCTTGTTCCAAAGAGAATCAAATAATCTACAAGGAATGGTTCGAATTCGCCGATTCAG ACGGCGATGGACGCATTACTGGTAACGATGCGATCAAGTTCTTCTCTATGTCGAATTTGCCTCGTCCGGAGTTGAAGCAG GTCTGGGCAATTGCAGATGCAAAGAGACAAGGGTATCTTAGTTTCAAAGAGTTTATTGTTGCCATGCAG CTTGTTTCTTTGGCTCAAACTGGACATGAAATATCACATGAAGTTCTTAATAGCGACG TTGATTTCCAAAATATTAATCCTCCTACCATGGAAGGTCTGGGTGTATTAATGGCG aagaagaagcattcaTCAAAGTCGAGTGATCTTGATATCAATG GTAGCCCTGCCGCAGACACTTCGCTTACAGCTCATTGGTTTTCTTCAAAATCTTCGAAAAAG ATTTCTTTGTCCTCCGTAACATCTATAGTGGATGGCCTGAAAAGGTTGTACATTCAGAAGCTAAAACCACTTGAAGTAACATATCGGTTTAACGATTTTGTATCCCCATTGTTG ACCAACAGTGATTTCGATGCGAAACCTATGGTAATGCTTCTGGGTCAATACTCCACAggaaaaacaacattcattaaGCATTTGCTAAAAGCTAGTTATCCTG GAGCTCATATTGGACCAGAACCGACTACTGACAGATTTGTTGTTGTCATG TCTGGACCTGATGAAAGAAGCATTCCGGGGAACACCGTAGCGGTTCAAGCAGATATGCCATTCAGTGGTCTTACGACTTTTGGGACTGCCTTTTTGTCAAAGTTTGAATGCTCTCAGATGCCTCACCCT CTGCTGGAGCACGTTACATTTGTCGACACCCCAGGAGTTTTATCTGGGGAAAAGCAAAGGACACAGCGAGCATATGAGTTCACTGGTGTTACATCATGGTTTGCCTCTAAGTGCGATCTCATCCTCCTCCTATTTGACCGACACAAGTTGGATGTAAGTGATGAGTTCAAGCGTGTAATTTCATCTTTACGCGGTCACGACGACAAGAGCCGCGTTGTTCTGAATAAGGCTGACCAAGTGGACACTCAGCAG CTAATGAGGGTATATGGAGCTCTCATGTGGTCACTTGGGAAAGTTCTTAATACTCCCGAGGTTTCCCGTGTCTATATTGG TTCGTTCAGTGATAAACCCATAAATGAAGCTGCAACTGGTCCAATTGGGAGAGAATTGTTTGAAAAGGAGCAAGATGACCTTCTCGCTGATTTGAAAGACATTCCAAAGAAAGCTTGTGATCGTAGA ATAAATGAGTTTGTGAAACGGGCAAGAGCAGCAAAGATACATGCATACATCATCAGCCATTTGAAGAAGGAGATGCCAACCCTAATGGGGAAAGCCAAAGCACAACAAAAACTGATAGATAACTTAGAAGACGTCTTTGGAAAG GTACAAAGAGAGCATCACTTACCAAAAGGGGATTTCCCAAATGTGGAGCATTTCAGGGAGGTGCTAAGTGGTTACAACATCGACAAGTTTGAGAAGCTAAAGCCAAAAATGTTGCAGACTGTTGATGATATGTTGGGGTATGACATTCCACAgcttttgaaaagtttcaaaaaccCGTATGATTAA